The following coding sequences lie in one Lolium perenne isolate Kyuss_39 chromosome 2, Kyuss_2.0, whole genome shotgun sequence genomic window:
- the LOC127334169 gene encoding uncharacterized protein: MAQQSGNDLKPLLEKLLQAFDDEDDRDLLHRTELDHIFRILRANKDKITSRPPDVEKKEELPELLRKIDEALQQCKARSKQPQQSDNAKSKKMTLPSVSDCNPFKSRSPDFSVEPLLQQTITILGDAPSTSAPASNHDAAGEDTVLYEWTTSYVDEDRIYGWADEADKVVDALVGPQEEEGKEDQLLFRAAGITGIHGSGKTALAQKVFVHDRIKDAFPLRLWVCVGPPDHEDRFNLLYRMLDNLGLDTAKVEAIVDNADVVKAAAGDKDKNKIGVLLFILYVTLYKTGYLIVFDTIRAYDGSDGWYSNLTLQPPKMGEWYERLAYGLPKARKSAVLVTCRSEDDARTMVRTGRVFRPPGLGVAEGWKLFEREYKEAKKKSKKEKEEKEKDKDEKEEKKEEDEIYKELKQIKEQIVGKCLGLPVAIVQAAKGFALMEHKPDDPPKAEDKALPDETVPSKTEPATRATEANQPVH, from the coding sequence ATGGCGCAGCAAAGCGGGAACGATCTGAAACCTCTGTTGGAGAAGCTGCTCCAGGCGTTCGACGACGAGGACGACCGGGATCTGCTTCACAGGACGGAACTCGACCACATCTTCCGCATCCTCAGGGCGAACAAGGACAAGATCACCTCGCGGCCACCGGACGTTGAGAAGAAGGAGGAGCTGCCCGAGCTACTGCGCAAGATCGACGAAGCGCTGCAGCAATGCAAGGCACGGTCCAAGCAGCCGCAGCAGTCTGACAACGCCAAGAGCAAGAAGATGACGCTGCCGTCGGTGAGCGACTGCAACCCTTTCAAGTCCCGATCGCCGGACTTCTCCGTCGAGCCCTTGCTGCAGCAGACCATCACCATCCTCGGTGACGCTCCTTCTACCTCTGCTCCTGCTTCTAATCATGATGCAGCTGGTGAGGACACGGTGCTCTACGAGTGGACGACGAGCTACGTGGACGAGGACCGCATATACGGCTGGGCCGACGAGGCGGACAAGGTGGTCGACGCCCTCGTCGGcccccaagaggaggagggcaaaGAGGATCAATTGCTTTTCAGGGCGGCAGGCATCACGGGGATCCACGGCAGCGGCAAGACGGCGCTGGCACAGAAGGTGTTCGTCCACGACAGGATCAAGGACGCCTTCCCTCTCCGGCTCTGGGTCTGCGTCGGCCCGCCGGACCACGAGGACAGGTTCAACCTCCTCTACCGGATGCTCGACAACCTCGGCCTCGACACCGCCAAGGTCGAGGCCATCGTCGACAATGCCGACGTCGTCAAGGCAGCTGCTGGAGACAAGGACAAAAACAAGATCGGTGTGCTACTCTTCATCCTGTACGTGACGCTGTACAAGACGGGGTACCTCATCGTGTTCGATACCATCAGGGCGTACGATGGCAGCGACGGATGGTACAGCAACCTGACGCTACAGCCACCTAAGATGGGCGAGTGGTACGAGCGGCTCGCCTACGGCCTGCCCAAGGCGAGGAAGAGCGCGGTGCTCGTCACCTGTCGCAGTGAGGACGATGCCAGGACCATGGTGCGCACCGGCCGCGTGTTCCGCCCACCAGGGCTCGGCGTCGCCGAGGGATGGAAGCTTTTCGAGCGGGAGTACAAAGAGGCCAAGAAAAAGAGcaagaaggagaaggaagagaaagagaaagacaaggacgagaaggaggagaagaaagaggAAGACGAGATTTACAAGGAGCTGAAACAGATAAAGGAGCAGATCGTCGGCAAGTGCCTAGGCCTGCCGGTGGCCATCGTCCAGGCGGCCAAGGGCTTCGCCTTGATGGAGCACAAACCCGACGATCCACCGAAGGCGGAGGATAAAGCTCTCCCTGATGAGACTGTGCCTAGCAAGACCGAGCCTGCAACTCGGGCTACGGAGGCTAATCAGCCTGTTCATTAA